In Rhodopirellula sp. P2, the DNA window CCGGTCGCACTGAAATCGGTCTTCGGCGTGTTGTTCTGCAGCACACCATCGACCACCGACCAACCATTCTTCTTGTCCGGCTCATGAGTCTTCCAACCGGACAGGTCCTTTCCATTGAACAAGCTGATCGGGTGCGCGAACTGAACCTCGGAAAGGTCCGGACGCTCCGCAGGCATGGCAGAGATCTTCGTTCCCGTAAAGTTCACGCGTTCTGGTTCCCGATTGGCACGTGTTCTCACCATCACACCATCCAACTCACCGTTCACCAATCCGACGTTCACACGGGTCGTGCTCACGCGTTTGCCTTTTGACTTCTTGACCATCTCAAATTGGACACGTCCGTCGATCACTTCGACATTGCGGTATGGCCCCGCCGAGCCAACATAAATCCGCAACGACACAACCGGCTTGCCAGCCTGCTCTTCCACTCTCATCCAAGCCGGTTCCCCGGTGGACAGGTCCAGCGACCAATCACCAAGCAACCCCGATGAAACCGATTCGCCGTGAACCGCCCCCACGAGGAATGTCGCGAGGCCAAAGAACACGACCACGCCGGTCAAACGAGCACCAGAAAGAAGCTTCATCACGGTCTTGCAGAGTAAACGAGAGGAAAAGGAGAACGAGGGAGACGGAGGGCGATCGTCGTCGCGGCGAAACGCCGAACCGCGATCAAGGCGAAGGCAATGATAAGCAAAACCGGTCACCGGTATCGCCGAGAATCCGGTGCTTGAACAGATTTGCTCCAAGCCCCCGTGTTCAGTTCAAAGCGTCCGATTCCCCGATTCTCTTTTCTCGCGAGCGAAACAAGGGGGGCCTTTTCGTTGGCTCACGTCGAGCAGTGGAACGTTGGTGATCTTGGACGGGTGGATGTGCCGGCGCCTGCGGTGCGTCTCTGGAGCTGTTTGTCGTGGGCGAGGAACTGTGGGGCGGACTCGGCATGCGTCGGTCATGAGCGTTGACAAACGGCTGTTTATCTGTAGAGTGCAGGTAAATGGTTCGGTTGGTCTTTTTGTCGGCTTGTTTTCCAGGCAGACGGACGAGCTTGCATTCTCAAGTCGCGTGTTCCCGTTGGAGTCCTTTTCATGAATCAACGCAGTGTTCGACTTCCGCGTCTCGCGTTGGTGACGCGGTTGCTGTTCGCAATCTTCCTGTTTGGGACGGGGATCATGACGATGGGCTTTGGTCTCAACGGGTACCCGGTCAGCGATCCACCGGATGATCTTGGCCGGTTCATGCTCGCGTTGGAGGAGACGGGCTATCTGATTTTTTGGGTCGGCTTTTTCAAAACGGTCGTGGGCGGCTTGATGTTCTTTCGCCGGACGGCCGCGCTGGCGATTCTGATGGCGCTACCCTACGCATTCAATATCCTGCTTTACGTGTCGTTCTTTGCTCATCAATACCTGTTGATTGGTCTGTTGGATTTCGGAGCGTGTGCGTTGCTCCTTCACTGCCACTTCGATTGGTATCGACCGATCTTCGCTGGTCCAACCATCGCCGCGAGTCTCGATTCGCAAGGTAACAGCGATGAGGTTTGATGGGTGACCGTGGTCACTCCATGAATCGGTTGGCGGAAAGACGGCTGGAAGGGCGATTTCAATCGCATTCGCTCATCCAAGAAACCACTTTCTCGTTCCCTCAAAAAACAATGAAACAACGATTGCTACTCGGCACCTCCCAGCAAGTGTCATTGGGTCTGCTCGCTCTACGCGTTGCGTTCGGCTGCTTCATGCTGGTTCACGGCCTGCAAAAAGTCATGGGCTTCTCAACGATCTCGGAAGGATTCCCCGACCCGCTCGGCATGGGACATCAACTGAGCCTCGTATGCGCCATCGCCACCGAAGTCGGGTGCTCCATCCTCTTGATCCTTGGGCTCGGAACACGCGTCGCGGTTGCGGGCCTCGCGTTCACGATGTTTGTTGCCTTGTTCTTGGTGCATGGCGGTGACCCGTGGAAGGTCAAAGAGCTGGCCGCGGTCTACTTGGCGACATACGCCGTGATCTTTCTCACGGGCCCCGGCGCAATCTCGCTGGATCAAAAATTGTTCGGGAAGAGTGGGAGCGAAGAGAGCTAACTCTGTGCTGTCGCACTTCCGGTCCCAGGCAACCGAAGGTCCCGCTGGAGGTTGGCTGCCGTGGGCTTGGCGTCCAGTCCGTGTATCCCCATCCACCTCATGGAAGAACCAAGGGGGCAGGTTTGATCGGCGTCGAACCCATGTTGCCATGTCGGCCGGACCAAGCGAAACGCTGTTCCGGCAGTTGACAGGGGGATGCCGGAGCGGCGTCACTTCGTTCCTTGATCCGGCCTACTTGGCGAGTCGATGCCGACGATGATTGTTTCATCGACGCAGATTGGAAAGCCCTGATTGTCGCTGATCGCACGCTCCTCTGTTCGTTTCGTTTGCTGCCCGTCACCTTGGTTGGCGTGGAATGCCTGGCTGCGCTCTGTCTCGCTACAATGGACGTCTGTGTTGAAGTGAAAATGCATTGGCGTGGTTCGCCGAATGGCTTCTTTCAGCTGCTCGCACCTCGCTTTTTGTTTCTTGGCGGGATTCACTGCGAGGACACTCGATTCCCTGATTTGACGCGTTATTCTCACGGTGCGTCACTGTCTGACTGAAACACCGTCCCACCGGAGCCATCGACATTCATGCCTGAACAAAGCCCCCCAGGCAGCATCGCCCTGCTGATTGATGCTGACAACGCGCCCGCCGCAAAAATCGATTTCATCATTTCCGAGCTCGCCACCTACGGCGTCGTCAACATTCGCAAGGCTTACGGGAATTGGACGAAGCGAGGGCTGGAAGGCTGGGTCAAGGTGCTGCATGAATACGCGATTGCACCGACTCAGTGCTTCGACTTGATCAAGGGCAAGAACGCGACCGACATGGCGTTGCTGATTGATGCGATGGATATCCTGTACACGAAACAGGTCAAGACATTTGGTTTGGTCTCGTCCGATTGTGACTTCACGCCGCTTGTCCGCCGCTTGCGTGAAGATGGCAAGCAAGTCATCGGATTTGGGCGGCAGAACTCGCCCGAACCGTTCGTCATGGCATGCAGTCATTTCATCTACTTGGACGAAGACGACAATGGCAAGACGCCGCAGAATCAGAAGCGGCAAAGCTCGGTGTCGTCGCTCACACAGAACACCCAGCTCATGAACACGCTTCGAACCGCTGTGAAGGAAGCTGCCGATGAAGACGGGTGGGCGGCACTCGGGCCGGTCGGTGCTCATATTTCCAACCAAAGCCCTTTCAGTCATCGCACCTACGGATTCAAGAAACTCAGCGACTTGTTTGATGCGATCGATTTGTTTGAAGTCAAGAAGAGTAAACAGGTCGGGCAAGCTTCTGTTCGTGTCCGGCTGAAAAAATGATTTTCGGTGGAGGAAGCGTGCAGTCGCCGCGTCACCTTCTCCATTCCTTTGTGCACGACATCTCTGATTGCCCAATTTATGATTCATTACAGCAGTGCGACCCAGGAACAACTGGAATCCAATGACGGATCCGCCCGTTGGCTGCTGGGCATTTTGATCGCGGTGGGCGTGTTCCTCTTGGTGGCGTTGATCGCTGGCGTCGCATCGCTGTTGACGTTGCAACGCACTGTGGCGGGAACCCAGTTGGTGTACTCAATCCAGCGTTTGGATTCGCAATCCGCCATCGTTGCCAGCGAACAAATGGAAGTCCCGCTGCGACGTCGCATGGGCGAGTTGTTCGGCATCGGACTGGAAGTCAATGCCGTCGATGATGAGCAAATCGAGATCATTCTGCCGACGCGTGATCCGACCCAAATCAAGATTGCGAAGGACTTGCTGGAGTCCGCTGGCGTGTTGCGATTCCTTCCGATTGCAGACCGAACCCGTCAGGCGTCTCTTTGGGAATTGGTCCAGCGAACATCGGATGCCCCGTCGACCCAGCGTGATGTACAGGATCAAAACGGAGACGTTGTTGGGCGATGGGTCACCGTTTGCGTGGAAGCCGAAGCGGCGCTTGCCGATCAAGTCGCTCCGCTGAAGGTGGAGTTGAAATCACCCATCGCGCGGAACTCCCGCACCGGGGAACTGATTTCGCTGCCCGAGTCGCAGCTGGGGAACGGCAGCCCAGTGAAAATGGCTCGGTGGTTGGACAGCCAAGGCATCGAGTCCATTGATGTGTTGGCAGTGAATAAAAAGACGCAAGCAATAGGCGATCAAGACTTGGCATACGCCGCGGCCACGTTCGATGAAAACGGCTTGCCTTCCCTCGCAATTCATTTCACGGAAGCGGGGAGCCAGAAGATGTTGGCTCTGTCCCAGGCCAACGCTCCTGCGGGAACTGCCCTCACGCAACTGGGCATCATTTTGGATGATCAATTGCTAACCGCTCCGAACATCCACGGTCCGATCCAGGGCGAGGCACGAATCACCGGCGATTTCACTCAGATGGAAGTGGACTTCATCGTGCAGCTTCTCAGAGCGGGGCAATTGCCAGCGAAACTCAGCCCGCAGCCCGTTTCCGAATTGCAGGTGAACACGTCCTACTCGTTCTTTGATTCAATCTTGCAGTGAGTCGAGGTCTGCTCGAAGAAAGCTCCGGCGGCTTGTTGGGGGAGGCAAGGGCATTGGCTTTGCCACCGAGAGCACGGAGTGATTGGCTGGTGATGGATGATCGATTGTTTTTGATCTCACATGGGCGCATATCGCGCGGGGGCTGCGGGTTTGGTTGCGGAGGAACGCGTCTTTGATTGACTCCACGTTCTTCTCTTCTTTTGATTGAGCCAATCCCATGGAATACCTTCCTCTTATTATCCAACTGATCACCGGTGCAGGGGGTGGCAATGCAGCCGCGAAACTGGTCAAGAAGCTTGATCTTGGAATCGTCGGGAATTCGATCGCCGGAATCATCGGCGGCGGACTCGGTGGTCAGCTGCTGGGCATGCTCGGGATGACAGCGGGACCGAGCGGAGCGATGGATTTATCGGCCATTCTTGGAAGCGTCGCATCGGGCGGCGTCGGGGGTGGCGCGCTGCTAGCGATTGTGGGTGTGATCAAGAATGCATTGGCAAACGGAAAAACGCAATCGTCGGGAACCTGATGCAGATGTTCACCTTGTTTCAAACCTCACGCCAGTGAATGATGGTTTGTACTCCGGCGGGCGATGATTCGCTTTGCTGGTCGCAAACCATCGCTGCCAACACTCAAAGGGGCAATGAGTGTTGGCAGTTTTCGTTTTCGCGTGACTCTTTGAAGGCTCCTCCCGGCCGGTGTTGCCGGGCTTCTTGGCGGCCTCCCGGCGGTGCTTCTCGGCAACGCACTCGGACGAGCCAACCACTTGCCGAGGTCGGCTCCGCGCGATAGGCGGTGGTCCGCTATAACCTCCGCTCACGACACGTGACCGCAAGCTCCGCCGTATCGCCGCGTCACCTCGCCGCGCACTCTCCGGCCAAACCGAAAGGAAGCACCATGCCTCTGCACAGCAAAGATGAAATTCGCGAATTCATCGACGACGAAGTCTATGCCTCGTCGGATCTCTCCAAGGCAATGCCGAAGTTCAAATTCCCGCGTCATGAGCAGGCGTCCCAGCACGTCTACTCCGCCGTTCGGGACGAGTTGATGCTGGACGGCAACTCCCGTCAGAACTTGGCCACGTTTTGCCAGACCTGGGCGGAACCTGAGGTGCGGCAGTTGATGGACGACTGCATGGACAAAAACATGGTCGACAAGGATGAGTACCCTCAGACAGCGGAGATCGAGGGACGCTGCGTCCACATGCTGGCGGATCTTTGGAACTCTCCCGCGTCAGCGAATACGATCGGATGCTCCACGACGGGTTCCAGTGAAGCCGCGATGCTAGGCGGGATGGCGATGAAGCGAGCTTGGGAAAAACGTCGCAAGGAGGCGGGCAAGCCCATCGATCGCCCCAACCTGGTGACGGGACCGGTTCAAGTCTGCTGGCACAAATTCGCTCGCTACTGGGACATCGAACTGCGCGAGATTCCGATGGAGCAGGATCGTCTGATCATGACGCCAGAAGAAGTCGTCCAGCGTTGTGACGAGAACACGATCGGGGTGGTGCCAACGTTGGGGGTGACTTTCACATGCCAGTACGAACCCGTCCAAGCCGTCTCAGAAGCCCTGGATCGATTCGAAGAAGAAACCGGCATCGATATCCGGATGCACGTTGATGGAGCCAGCGGCGGATTTCTGGCCCCGTTCTGCGCCCCAGAACTGGTCTGGGACTTTCGACTCCCGCGGGTGAAATCGATCAACACGTCGGGACACAAATTTGGTCTGTCGCCACTGGGAGTGGGATGGGTGATCTGGCGAGAGGAAGCCGATTTGCCAGAGGAAGAAATCTTCTGGGTGAATTACCTGGGCGGAAACATGCGTGACATCGCGCTCAATTTCTCCCGGCCGGGCGGCCAAGTCGCTTGCCAATACTACAACTTTTTACGATTGGGACGGGAAGGCTATCGCCGCACCCACACCGCCTGTTACGAAACGGCGAAGTACCTGGCCGGAGAGATCGAAAAGCTGGGGCCGTTCGAGGTCATCTACGATGGGGACATGGCTTCCGGGATCCCAGCGATGTGCTGGAAGATGAAAGCGGGAGAAGATCCAGGATTCACGCTGTACGATTTTGCTGACCGGTTGCGGACGAGAGGATGGCAAGTGCCCGCCTACGCGCTTCCTGCCAACCGAGAAGACTTGGTGATTCAGCGAGTCTTGGTTCGGCACGGTGTCAGTCGTGACCTGAGTTCGATCCTGGTCGAAGACATGAAACGAGCCATCGAGCACTTTGAAAAGCATCCTGTTCACACCGCGATGACAGCCACCGAAGCCTCGGGATTCACTCACTAAGCAGGTCGGCAGGAATGATCGGGTGCAACGAAGTGAGCCGTTTGGGCGTTAGCCCCGGTTGTACGTGGGAGCAACGACGCTACCTAAAAAAAGTCCCAAATGCTGAAAGACTCCTGCCGAACTGCTTCGATCGGCACCCGAGTTGTGATGCGTGCTGAAATGAATCAAACGGAGTCCTCCATGCCCTTGACCAGCGACCATCCCGAGGACCTGCCGCCGGTGATCGAAGCCTCCGGGGCGTGGCCGTTTGTGTCGCGAAGCGTTCGGCTCATAGAGGGAACACGGCAGGTCTGGAATTCTCGGCCGCATCGCAAGGGAACCATTCCGCGGGCCTTTCCACGTGTCGCCGGGATCTTCTCGGCGGAATACTTGAACGCTTGGATTGGGACTGTCTTCGCAGTCGGGGCGGCTTGCTTTGTGGTCGCCAGCTGTGGGAGCTTGTTTCCTTGGATGATGGAAGGCACCGTTTCGGGGGATCATCTCAACGCAATTTACTTTGCCGGTTCGATTCCTTTCACGACCGCAGCAGGGTTGCAGTTGTTTCAGGCCGCCACCGCCAGTGCTCGACTGGACGACGGTGGACTGGACCGACCGGTCGGATTCGGTTGGTACCCGCGGGACATCGGCTGGTTGAGCAGTGCGTTGCAATTCGTCGGGACGGTGCTGTTCAACTTCAATACGTTTGACGCGATGTCCCCGTCGCTGAATTGGCTGCAGCAAGACTTGGTCGTGTGGGGACCCGACTTGGTGGGATCCA includes these proteins:
- a CDS encoding glutamate decarboxylase, translating into MPLHSKDEIREFIDDEVYASSDLSKAMPKFKFPRHEQASQHVYSAVRDELMLDGNSRQNLATFCQTWAEPEVRQLMDDCMDKNMVDKDEYPQTAEIEGRCVHMLADLWNSPASANTIGCSTTGSSEAAMLGGMAMKRAWEKRRKEAGKPIDRPNLVTGPVQVCWHKFARYWDIELREIPMEQDRLIMTPEEVVQRCDENTIGVVPTLGVTFTCQYEPVQAVSEALDRFEEETGIDIRMHVDGASGGFLAPFCAPELVWDFRLPRVKSINTSGHKFGLSPLGVGWVIWREEADLPEEEIFWVNYLGGNMRDIALNFSRPGGQVACQYYNFLRLGREGYRRTHTACYETAKYLAGEIEKLGPFEVIYDGDMASGIPAMCWKMKAGEDPGFTLYDFADRLRTRGWQVPAYALPANREDLVIQRVLVRHGVSRDLSSILVEDMKRAIEHFEKHPVHTAMTATEASGFTH
- a CDS encoding DoxX family protein, whose translation is MKQRLLLGTSQQVSLGLLALRVAFGCFMLVHGLQKVMGFSTISEGFPDPLGMGHQLSLVCAIATEVGCSILLILGLGTRVAVAGLAFTMFVALFLVHGGDPWKVKELAAVYLATYAVIFLTGPGAISLDQKLFGKSGSEES
- a CDS encoding NYN domain-containing protein, whose product is MPEQSPPGSIALLIDADNAPAAKIDFIISELATYGVVNIRKAYGNWTKRGLEGWVKVLHEYAIAPTQCFDLIKGKNATDMALLIDAMDILYTKQVKTFGLVSSDCDFTPLVRRLREDGKQVIGFGRQNSPEPFVMACSHFIYLDEDDNGKTPQNQKRQSSVSSLTQNTQLMNTLRTAVKEAADEDGWAALGPVGAHISNQSPFSHRTYGFKKLSDLFDAIDLFEVKKSKQVGQASVRVRLKK
- a CDS encoding SecDF P1 head subdomain-containing protein, whose protein sequence is MIHYSSATQEQLESNDGSARWLLGILIAVGVFLLVALIAGVASLLTLQRTVAGTQLVYSIQRLDSQSAIVASEQMEVPLRRRMGELFGIGLEVNAVDDEQIEIILPTRDPTQIKIAKDLLESAGVLRFLPIADRTRQASLWELVQRTSDAPSTQRDVQDQNGDVVGRWVTVCVEAEAALADQVAPLKVELKSPIARNSRTGELISLPESQLGNGSPVKMARWLDSQGIESIDVLAVNKKTQAIGDQDLAYAAATFDENGLPSLAIHFTEAGSQKMLALSQANAPAGTALTQLGIILDDQLLTAPNIHGPIQGEARITGDFTQMEVDFIVQLLRAGQLPAKLSPQPVSELQVNTSYSFFDSILQ
- a CDS encoding 3-keto-disaccharide hydrolase — encoded protein: MKLLSGARLTGVVVFFGLATFLVGAVHGESVSSGLLGDWSLDLSTGEPAWMRVEEQAGKPVVSLRIYVGSAGPYRNVEVIDGRVQFEMVKKSKGKRVSTTRVNVGLVNGELDGVMVRTRANREPERVNFTGTKISAMPAERPDLSEVQFAHPISLFNGKDLSGWKTHEPDKKNGWSVVDGVLQNNTPKTDFSATGDHANLKTEASFEDFWLHLEFLVGPQRNSGVYLRGMYEAQVVDRDSRMQGIQGVGAIFGEIPPSKNAGRAGGEWQTYDITLVDRHVTVVLNGEKVIDNQPISRPTAGAIHTNPDEPGPIYLQGDHTNVSYRNLSLSPVVKP